A genomic region of uncultured Paludibaculum sp. contains the following coding sequences:
- a CDS encoding putative Ig domain-containing protein yields the protein MARSPIARFAHIPCLPALLLLITSGLGAQTMLPSSLSNGTIGEPLNGSGYVLQVSPEACVTRTWTVTAGALPQGVTLTQPQTGSLSALLSGTPSQTGTFSFTVTASAGTGCTLPPPVPPVVQSYTLTIDPLVLQPASLPDGAVGSGYEAPSFLPGPAQTCFTYAITSGTLPPGLTLTEYIYFGYLTGTPTTAGVYTFTVTATESSCQSSFVPGRTAARSYTVRILGISTSSLPQGTAGRPYPNTQLAVAGNSGTVSYGGTLLPPTLAVSATGLITGTTTTAGTYNAAFTVIDPSTNLVASRTLPIVVNAGPTFPTATLPGGTVGASYSASVAASGGTAPFIYTLSAVAGGLPPGLSLATGGAITGNPTTAGTYNFSIIATDANGAAVPQSFQIVVAPAPVLTISPSTLPTGVMGSFYYAGLSADGFFSPPSFSVSSGSLPPGIALTTAGVFQGTPSQAGLFSFTVRAASASTGQSTTRDYQIQVVGALSFVTPTVLPGAQVGTPYHLDFQAAGGRPPYYFFVETVNIPGLQFNGGETANLDGTPTTAGTYTFDVFLYDSTESSASRTFSVTVAPPPSITTASLPNAFVGKGYQATLAASGFVSSPTWSVVEGQLPDGLALSASTGTITGTPTAEGSYPFQVRAVAGNQVVGPKSLSITVGVPGLDFTPDLLTAGTVGVPYSQMFTPSGGSGVYVFTLAGGTPPPGLGVGADGSVTGTPTTVGSYQFVVRLSAGNQVIERLITLFIDATALELTPSTLPDGNVGQNYSQALVPSGGTAPFLFQVNSGSLPANVVIDPATGTIAGKPTTAGLYTFEILLTDANHKQLVRPYSITIHAGPTQPGTVLPDGTQGEVYPGAQIKTAGGTAPFTFTLSAGALPVGLALAQDGGIAGTPLNAGDFTFDVTVTDATGKGSVGTYSIRVFATLDITPDTLPDGLLIRDYSAQLSVTGGAPSYVFELVSGSLPDGIQFDAGSFRGAPTKAGSFEFDIKVTDSRQRTTTKHYTITVKGGPSLNVQGTPPGGVVGVAYQTSFTTQGGTQPFRWSFTGTLPPGLSMDAATGNLAGIPTAIGTFPFSVRVDDANNLSATGSFTITVSLAQLPPVTFNPVQPNADPGSQITVGLTLTNPYPVALNGVLTLTFAPDSGFDDPAVLFASGSRTLPFTIPAGTTGASFQVPNSAFQTGTVAGLVTIVAALTVQGSDVTPTPVPTQQVRIVPAAPVITRIDLTKTGTGFELTVYGFATPRQVSSATVKLGPAAGKTLASTDFPFTVNQIFTTYFADQASAPFGSQFRLVLPFTVSDITGIGSATVTLTNSVGTSAPVTVSF from the coding sequence ATGGCACGGTCTCCCATCGCTCGATTTGCTCACATCCCTTGTCTGCCCGCACTGTTGCTGCTGATCACCTCCGGGCTCGGCGCGCAGACGATGCTGCCGTCCAGCCTGTCCAACGGCACTATCGGCGAACCTTTGAATGGGTCCGGCTACGTTCTGCAAGTCTCCCCCGAGGCCTGCGTCACGCGCACCTGGACCGTGACTGCCGGAGCGCTGCCGCAAGGTGTCACACTCACCCAACCGCAGACCGGCAGCCTCAGCGCGCTCCTCTCTGGTACGCCCAGCCAGACAGGCACCTTCTCGTTCACCGTTACAGCTAGCGCTGGCACCGGTTGCACGTTGCCGCCGCCGGTGCCCCCTGTTGTCCAGTCCTATACACTGACCATCGATCCGCTCGTGCTCCAACCCGCCTCACTGCCCGACGGAGCGGTTGGCAGCGGCTATGAGGCACCGTCCTTTCTGCCTGGTCCGGCTCAGACCTGTTTCACATACGCGATAACCAGTGGGACTCTGCCGCCTGGGCTTACCCTGACTGAGTACATCTACTTTGGCTACCTGACCGGTACGCCAACAACAGCCGGTGTCTATACGTTTACCGTCACTGCCACTGAGAGTTCCTGCCAGTCCTCGTTTGTTCCCGGACGGACGGCTGCCCGCTCATATACCGTCCGCATCCTGGGGATTTCCACGTCCAGCCTTCCTCAAGGCACAGCCGGTAGGCCGTACCCCAACACGCAGTTGGCCGTGGCCGGCAATTCCGGCACCGTGAGTTACGGCGGCACCCTGTTGCCGCCCACGCTGGCGGTAAGCGCCACGGGGCTGATCACGGGCACCACGACGACCGCCGGGACCTATAACGCCGCTTTCACGGTGATTGATCCCTCCACGAACTTGGTCGCCAGCCGGACGCTGCCAATTGTGGTCAACGCCGGCCCGACATTCCCGACGGCCACATTGCCAGGTGGCACCGTGGGTGCCAGCTACAGTGCTTCAGTGGCCGCATCCGGCGGCACCGCCCCGTTCATCTACACTCTGTCAGCAGTCGCGGGAGGCCTTCCGCCGGGCCTGAGCCTGGCCACCGGCGGCGCAATTACGGGGAACCCCACCACGGCGGGTACCTATAATTTTTCGATCATCGCCACCGATGCCAACGGCGCGGCCGTGCCGCAGTCGTTCCAGATTGTAGTTGCACCGGCCCCCGTTCTGACGATCAGTCCCAGCACTTTGCCCACAGGGGTTATGGGTAGCTTCTACTACGCCGGACTCAGTGCGGACGGCTTCTTCTCCCCGCCTTCGTTTAGCGTCAGCTCGGGATCGTTGCCGCCAGGTATCGCCCTCACTACCGCCGGCGTATTCCAGGGCACACCTAGCCAAGCCGGCCTGTTTTCCTTCACTGTCCGCGCCGCTTCCGCGTCCACCGGACAGTCCACCACCCGGGATTATCAGATCCAAGTCGTCGGTGCGCTGTCTTTTGTGACGCCTACGGTGTTGCCAGGGGCGCAGGTGGGCACTCCTTACCATCTGGACTTCCAGGCCGCCGGCGGGCGGCCACCGTACTATTTCTTCGTGGAGACCGTGAACATCCCTGGGCTGCAATTCAACGGTGGCGAAACCGCCAATCTCGACGGCACGCCAACCACTGCCGGAACCTACACCTTTGACGTGTTTTTGTACGACAGTACGGAGAGCTCCGCCTCCCGCACCTTCAGCGTCACGGTCGCACCTCCGCCCAGCATCACGACGGCCAGTCTGCCAAACGCCTTCGTGGGCAAAGGCTACCAGGCGACTCTTGCGGCCTCCGGGTTTGTGTCTTCACCCACTTGGTCCGTTGTGGAGGGCCAACTGCCAGACGGGCTTGCCTTGAGTGCTTCGACTGGTACGATTACCGGGACACCTACGGCCGAAGGAAGCTATCCGTTCCAGGTGCGCGCGGTTGCAGGCAACCAAGTCGTAGGTCCCAAATCGCTAAGCATTACCGTCGGTGTTCCGGGCCTCGATTTCACTCCGGACCTTCTGACGGCGGGCACTGTGGGTGTCCCCTATAGCCAGATGTTCACACCTTCCGGCGGATCCGGCGTGTACGTGTTTACGCTGGCTGGAGGAACTCCGCCCCCTGGTCTCGGTGTCGGGGCCGATGGTTCAGTTACAGGGACTCCGACCACGGTGGGGAGCTACCAGTTCGTGGTGCGCCTTTCAGCGGGCAATCAGGTCATCGAGCGTCTGATCACGCTCTTCATCGATGCGACTGCCCTCGAACTGACGCCTTCCACCTTGCCGGACGGGAATGTGGGCCAGAATTACAGTCAGGCTCTGGTTCCTTCCGGCGGCACCGCGCCGTTTTTGTTCCAGGTGAATAGCGGCAGCCTCCCTGCCAACGTAGTCATTGACCCTGCCACGGGGACCATCGCCGGCAAACCTACCACCGCGGGCCTATACACGTTTGAGATCCTGCTGACCGACGCGAATCACAAACAACTGGTGCGCCCGTACAGCATTACCATCCATGCCGGGCCGACTCAGCCTGGCACGGTGCTGCCCGACGGGACTCAGGGTGAAGTTTATCCTGGCGCACAAATCAAAACCGCGGGCGGTACGGCCCCGTTCACCTTCACTCTGTCCGCTGGCGCCCTGCCAGTCGGCTTGGCGCTCGCACAGGACGGCGGCATCGCCGGTACTCCTCTGAATGCGGGCGACTTCACGTTCGATGTCACCGTCACCGACGCCACGGGTAAGGGCAGTGTTGGCACCTACAGCATTCGGGTGTTCGCTACCCTTGACATCACGCCTGACACCTTGCCCGACGGCTTGTTGATCCGAGATTACTCGGCGCAACTTAGCGTGACGGGCGGCGCTCCCAGCTACGTCTTCGAGTTGGTTTCGGGCAGCCTGCCCGACGGCATCCAGTTCGACGCGGGTTCGTTCCGCGGCGCTCCGACGAAGGCCGGCAGCTTCGAGTTCGATATCAAAGTGACCGACTCGCGACAGCGGACGACGACCAAGCATTACACAATCACCGTCAAGGGAGGGCCGTCGCTCAATGTCCAGGGAACGCCTCCCGGCGGTGTTGTCGGAGTGGCCTATCAGACCAGCTTCACCACCCAGGGCGGTACTCAGCCGTTCCGCTGGTCGTTCACCGGGACCTTGCCGCCAGGCCTGTCGATGGATGCGGCCACTGGAAACCTGGCCGGAATCCCGACTGCGATCGGCACATTTCCGTTCTCCGTTCGGGTCGATGACGCCAATAATCTATCCGCCACCGGTTCGTTCACGATTACGGTATCACTGGCGCAACTACCCCCGGTCACGTTCAATCCGGTGCAGCCCAACGCCGATCCGGGTTCGCAGATCACCGTGGGCCTGACGCTAACCAATCCGTATCCGGTCGCCCTGAATGGCGTGCTCACCCTAACGTTTGCACCGGACTCCGGCTTCGACGATCCGGCCGTGCTCTTTGCCTCGGGTTCCAGAACCCTTCCATTCACGATCCCCGCCGGCACGACAGGCGCGAGCTTCCAGGTGCCGAATTCCGCCTTCCAGACCGGCACGGTCGCGGGTTTGGTCACGATTGTCGCTGCACTCACAGTGCAGGGTTCGGACGTGACCCCGACGCCGGTACCCACCCAGCAGGTGAGGATTGTACCTGCCGCGCCGGTCATCACTCGGATAGATCTCACCAAGACGGGGACCGGATTCGAACTGACTGTGTACGGATTTGCGACGCCCCGCCAAGTGAGTTCGGCGACCGTGAAACTCGGCCCCGCGGCTGGGAAGACGCTGGCCTCGACGGACTTCCCGTTCACGGTCAATCAGATCTTCACCACATACTTCGCGGATCAGGCATCGGCTCCGTTCGGCAGCCAGTTCCGGTTGGTGTTGCCCTTTACCGTCAGTGACATAACGGGTATTGGCAGCGCCACGGTAACCCTCACTAACAGCGTGGGGACCTCAGCCCCGGTCACCGTCAGCTTCTAG
- a CDS encoding DUF4384 domain-containing protein has protein sequence MTESRILGIGTTLMAVLVSTTWAQAPKGLTARELFYSAPAVTKSPAAIKPPAKPQAEKPPQKEQTVAKAAPRTKPVADPGPAHTRPTEMEARLPGGGSLVKASNSNAAPLGLRYSILKYTGEDDYVEVNPEYVFHSGDKIRLRVQVNDPGYLYVVMQGTSGAWRVMFPAPEIDAGSNHVVPNRLYDLPGKTRMFFDEQAGTEKLFVILSRQPLKEMDQVIYDLDAGKKVQSAPASEAPKSMMASAAIGNPLVSQMRGGVMARDLVFEKVDESKPAPISEGGRKETATYVVNASLSADSRLVADINLKHR, from the coding sequence ATGACAGAGTCAAGAATTCTCGGCATTGGCACCACTCTCATGGCCGTGCTTGTGTCCACGACGTGGGCGCAAGCGCCCAAGGGCTTGACAGCTCGCGAGCTCTTTTACAGTGCTCCGGCCGTCACGAAGAGTCCGGCCGCGATCAAGCCACCCGCAAAGCCGCAGGCGGAGAAGCCGCCGCAGAAAGAACAGACGGTGGCCAAGGCTGCACCTCGCACCAAGCCCGTGGCAGATCCGGGCCCGGCCCATACGCGGCCCACCGAGATGGAAGCCAGACTGCCAGGCGGCGGCTCGCTGGTCAAGGCGTCGAACAGCAATGCGGCCCCGCTGGGATTGCGCTACAGCATCCTGAAGTACACCGGAGAGGACGACTACGTCGAAGTCAATCCTGAGTACGTCTTCCATTCCGGCGACAAGATCAGGCTGCGCGTGCAAGTGAACGACCCAGGCTACCTGTACGTTGTTATGCAGGGTACCAGCGGTGCCTGGCGTGTCATGTTCCCGGCGCCGGAGATCGACGCAGGCTCAAATCACGTCGTCCCCAACCGTCTGTACGATCTACCGGGCAAGACCCGCATGTTCTTCGACGAGCAGGCCGGCACGGAAAAACTGTTTGTGATCCTTTCGCGGCAACCGCTGAAGGAAATGGACCAGGTCATCTACGACTTGGATGCGGGGAAAAAGGTCCAGAGCGCTCCCGCCTCGGAAGCACCCAAGTCGATGATGGCCAGCGCGGCCATCGGCAATCCGCTTGTCTCCCAGATGCGCGGTGGCGTCATGGCGCGCGACCTGGTGTTCGAGAAGGTGGACGAGAGCAAACCCGCGCCCATCTCGGAAGGCGGCCGGAAGGAAACCGCCACCTACGTAGTGAACGCTTCACTGTCAGCGGACTCGCGACTGGTTGCGGACATCAATCTGAAACATCGGTAG
- a CDS encoding DUF4384 domain-containing protein, producing the protein MKLGLVCLLGAALYGQTASNRMEIKVELRREGAWKQVDPATVFEKDAQVRFRVRTNFTGWLYVMNQGTTGAYTLLFPREDTGSQNRLEPDRDYIVPAAAGAFKVTGPAGHDIVYWMVTPVEITSSESRPPASSYVPLPPPPPPGTKLNTLMPRCDDSIFKARGECVDSTAGPRKVTNVEALPDNLRDVQGLKSRELVFIKEKGGAVVSTPGNLKGPVIYEFRLSHK; encoded by the coding sequence GTGAAACTGGGGCTCGTGTGTCTGTTAGGTGCTGCTTTGTATGGCCAAACGGCCTCAAACCGCATGGAGATCAAGGTGGAACTGCGCCGGGAGGGGGCATGGAAGCAGGTAGATCCGGCGACGGTCTTTGAAAAGGACGCTCAGGTGAGATTCCGCGTCCGGACCAACTTTACCGGTTGGCTGTATGTGATGAATCAAGGCACCACCGGAGCCTACACGCTGCTGTTTCCCCGTGAGGACACCGGCAGCCAGAACCGTCTGGAGCCGGATCGCGACTACATCGTGCCGGCGGCAGCCGGCGCGTTCAAGGTAACCGGCCCAGCCGGCCACGACATCGTCTACTGGATGGTGACCCCCGTGGAGATTACGAGCAGTGAATCGCGGCCGCCCGCCTCCTCGTACGTGCCTCTGCCACCGCCACCGCCGCCCGGCACGAAACTGAACACACTGATGCCGCGCTGTGACGATTCGATCTTCAAGGCACGTGGGGAGTGCGTGGATTCCACCGCCGGACCGCGCAAGGTCACGAACGTCGAAGCCCTGCCGGACAATCTCCGGGACGTCCAGGGCTTGAAATCGCGCGAACTGGTGTTTATCAAGGAGAAGGGGGGCGCCGTGGTTTCGACGCCCGGAAACTTGAAGGGGCCGGTGATCTACGAATTCCGGTTGTCGCACAAATGA
- a CDS encoding tetratricopeptide repeat protein, with translation MRSLILLLGLALAAGAQQQPPAKEGQKQRDLKFETEANKPPARAPSAPPQIPRSYALVVGIANYKSLPENAQLSFPERDAESVYSILISPEGGNFRAENVHRLIGPKATLVNLRKELEEWLPSVTKDDDRVLIYFAGHGFVFQNRAYLAPYDITQDNIAGTGYPMDRLGEVFGSKIKGKWKVMLTDSCHSGAITPAADAAFINGKLLDLNKNVFSLTASRDRERSYESKEWGGGHGIFTYYVVKGLEGLADESQDGIVTADELAEYVRRNVREATAGQQNPTSDRGSFDSDMLLSYLPSGVTPGTPPPPKDGTLVLEANMDGVEIFVNGRSVGVVDKGKALRLPGLPPGTITVKGVKMGYEPDGPREEIIYPGTESTVSIKIMIPRRRPKAAVDKFDDGLNHYNKGGQEEYKKAAALFEQALAADATYSQAALYLGRTYDALFQQEKADAYYKKAVEIDPDYLEARASYGGMLLGMGNVDEAIRQFNVVTQRDKKNQLAFYLQAQAYRMKDMYPESIDSARRAIQLTPSNAEAHFWLAESLRMSKKPAESTTEYEAYLRLSDYDSKIGGKLNYYLAGFVFGMGKKKRAAQRDIWKDLRSMAYFGLCENSKNTKQYEAAIGYCQKAITYDPGDAFSYYLLALNYSYEAQKTGSLEMLAAARKSFVRMLDLNADLDEAKYARQNIAAIDKALQAQ, from the coding sequence ATGAGAAGCCTAATTCTCCTCCTCGGACTTGCGCTAGCCGCCGGCGCTCAACAACAACCGCCCGCCAAAGAGGGACAGAAGCAGCGCGACCTGAAGTTTGAGACGGAGGCAAACAAGCCCCCGGCCAGAGCGCCGTCTGCTCCACCACAGATCCCGCGCAGTTACGCGTTGGTGGTGGGCATTGCGAACTACAAGAGCTTGCCCGAAAACGCCCAGCTTTCGTTCCCGGAGCGCGATGCTGAGTCGGTCTATTCCATCCTGATCAGCCCGGAGGGCGGCAACTTCCGCGCCGAAAACGTCCACCGGCTCATCGGCCCCAAGGCTACGCTTGTCAATCTCCGCAAGGAACTGGAAGAGTGGCTACCTAGCGTCACCAAGGACGACGACCGGGTGCTGATCTACTTCGCCGGCCACGGCTTCGTCTTCCAAAACAGGGCCTATCTTGCTCCCTATGACATCACTCAGGACAACATCGCCGGTACCGGCTATCCGATGGACCGCCTGGGTGAGGTCTTCGGCTCCAAGATCAAGGGCAAGTGGAAAGTGATGCTGACCGACTCGTGCCACAGCGGAGCCATCACGCCCGCGGCCGACGCGGCGTTCATCAACGGCAAGCTGTTGGACCTCAACAAGAATGTCTTCTCACTGACGGCCAGCCGCGACCGAGAGCGCAGCTACGAGAGCAAGGAATGGGGCGGTGGCCACGGCATCTTCACCTACTATGTTGTGAAAGGGCTGGAGGGCCTGGCGGACGAATCACAGGACGGCATCGTGACGGCCGATGAACTGGCCGAGTATGTCCGCCGCAACGTCCGCGAGGCGACGGCCGGCCAGCAGAACCCCACCTCCGATCGTGGCAGCTTCGACAGCGACATGTTGCTGTCCTACCTGCCGTCAGGCGTTACTCCGGGCACACCGCCGCCGCCCAAGGATGGAACGCTGGTTCTGGAAGCGAACATGGATGGAGTGGAGATCTTCGTCAACGGCCGCAGCGTCGGCGTCGTGGATAAGGGCAAGGCGTTGCGGCTGCCCGGCCTGCCACCCGGAACCATCACGGTGAAGGGCGTCAAGATGGGCTACGAACCCGACGGGCCGCGCGAAGAGATCATCTATCCCGGCACGGAATCCACGGTGTCGATCAAAATCATGATCCCCCGTCGACGCCCCAAGGCCGCCGTGGACAAGTTCGACGACGGCTTGAACCACTACAACAAGGGTGGCCAGGAAGAGTACAAGAAGGCGGCGGCGTTGTTCGAACAGGCGCTCGCCGCCGACGCCACTTACAGCCAGGCGGCTCTCTATCTGGGCCGCACTTACGACGCTCTTTTCCAGCAGGAGAAGGCCGACGCCTATTACAAGAAGGCGGTCGAAATCGATCCTGACTATCTGGAAGCACGTGCCAGCTACGGCGGCATGCTGTTGGGCATGGGCAACGTGGACGAGGCCATCCGGCAGTTCAACGTAGTCACGCAACGCGACAAAAAGAACCAGCTCGCTTTCTACCTGCAGGCTCAGGCCTACCGCATGAAGGACATGTACCCCGAGTCAATCGACTCGGCCCGCCGGGCTATTCAATTGACGCCCAGCAATGCCGAAGCGCATTTCTGGCTGGCCGAGAGCCTGCGCATGAGCAAGAAGCCGGCCGAGTCCACGACCGAATATGAGGCCTACCTGAGGCTCAGCGACTACGACTCCAAGATCGGCGGCAAGCTGAACTACTATCTGGCTGGGTTCGTGTTCGGCATGGGCAAGAAGAAGCGTGCGGCCCAACGCGACATCTGGAAAGACCTGCGGAGCATGGCTTACTTCGGGCTGTGCGAAAACTCGAAGAACACCAAGCAATACGAGGCGGCTATCGGCTACTGCCAGAAGGCGATTACGTACGATCCGGGCGATGCCTTCAGTTACTATCTACTGGCCCTCAATTACAGCTACGAGGCGCAGAAGACGGGTTCGCTGGAGATGCTGGCCGCCGCTCGCAAGAGCTTCGTGCGCATGCTCGATCTCAACGCCGACCTGGATGAAGCCAAGTACGCCCGCCAGAACATCGCCGCCATAGACAAAGCCCTCCAAGCTCAGTAA
- a CDS encoding Gfo/Idh/MocA family oxidoreductase: MSARSVPLRLSRRLILAGATATAISSAAPVSLGRKVRLAMWGLDGHPGDITKPLPQYPDVELVGVQDHNQAAARRTAGGKAQVFTDPRKMLDEVKPDVVAINNNNGERATAIVECAHRKLHVMAEKPLALTRPDLERVRKAVADSGIKLGMLLPMRLDSEFLALKQIVESGEIGEVIQISSQKSYQMGERPEWMRNRATYGSTILWIGIHMFDLMRWTSGREMKAVSSFMGIAGDLRQGEMENSTASSFRLDNGGTATLHMDYCRPGTAGSHGDDRVRLAGTKGVAEYMAATGVTVMSRTRKPEKLTQLPPAGAVFGEFLEHVYLGKATALPHAEIFRLCEITLGAHEAAVSGKVIPL, translated from the coding sequence ATGTCAGCTCGCAGTGTGCCCCTCCGTCTGAGCCGCCGCCTGATTCTCGCCGGCGCCACCGCCACCGCCATCTCCTCCGCCGCACCGGTCAGCCTGGGGCGCAAGGTCCGGTTGGCGATGTGGGGTCTCGACGGCCATCCCGGCGACATCACCAAACCGCTACCCCAGTATCCGGACGTCGAACTGGTGGGCGTGCAGGACCACAACCAGGCCGCCGCGCGCAGGACGGCCGGAGGCAAGGCACAGGTCTTCACCGACCCGCGCAAGATGCTGGACGAAGTGAAGCCGGACGTCGTCGCCATCAACAACAACAATGGCGAGCGCGCCACGGCCATTGTCGAATGTGCCCATCGCAAACTGCACGTGATGGCGGAGAAGCCGCTGGCGTTGACGCGCCCCGACCTGGAGCGGGTCAGGAAGGCTGTCGCGGACAGTGGCATCAAGCTGGGCATGCTGCTACCCATGAGGCTGGACTCGGAGTTTCTGGCCCTAAAGCAGATCGTCGAGTCCGGTGAGATCGGCGAGGTGATCCAGATCTCGTCGCAGAAGTCTTACCAGATGGGCGAGCGTCCCGAGTGGATGCGGAATCGCGCCACCTATGGCAGCACCATCCTGTGGATCGGCATCCACATGTTCGACTTAATGCGCTGGACCAGCGGTCGTGAGATGAAAGCCGTGAGTTCGTTCATGGGCATCGCCGGCGATCTGCGCCAGGGCGAGATGGAAAACTCCACCGCGTCGAGTTTCCGTCTGGACAATGGCGGCACGGCGACACTCCACATGGACTACTGCCGTCCGGGCACAGCCGGCTCGCATGGTGACGACCGTGTCCGCCTGGCCGGCACCAAGGGCGTGGCTGAGTACATGGCCGCCACTGGCGTTACGGTAATGTCCCGCACCCGCAAGCCCGAGAAGCTCACCCAGTTGCCGCCCGCCGGAGCCGTGTTCGGCGAGTTTTTGGAGCACGTCTACCTGGGCAAGGCCACTGCCCTGCCCCACGCCGAGATCTTTCGCCTGTGCGAGATCACCCTGGGCGCCCACGAAGCCGCCGTCAGCGGCAAAGTTATTCCGCTATGA
- a CDS encoding glycosyl hydrolase: MKINSTLTAHSLEKKIQHLFELSAQKIHSLEADWNPSQGSPVFTVEGRYTSRGWTEWTQGFQFGAGVLQYDATGDAAALEFGRKATVAYMAPHVSHVGVHDHGFNNVSTYGNLLRLMNEGRLPANEWEQNFYELALKCSGAVQAARWSRTASGGGYIYSFNGPHSLFVDTIRSLRALAVAHRLGHALMGENDRKISLLGRLVGHARSTAQYSVYYGEGRDHYDLRGRTAHESVFNVNDGNYRCPNSQQGYAPFSTWTRGLAWAMCGFAEQLEFLQTVSDEDLAAFGGRREIEAMMRKAAEATCDFYIAWTPLDGIPYWDTGAPGLSKMEGWTERVSDPHSPHEPVDSSAAAIGAQGLLRLGRYLGNSNYWQAGLTVCDNLFDAPYLSESPVHQGLILHSVYHRPNGWDRMPGGDGVPRGESSMWGDYHAREAALYLLREVTAKPYLTFWS, translated from the coding sequence ATGAAGATCAACAGCACTCTTACCGCACATTCGCTGGAGAAGAAGATCCAGCATCTCTTTGAACTGTCCGCGCAGAAGATTCACTCGCTCGAGGCAGACTGGAATCCGTCGCAGGGATCTCCGGTATTCACCGTGGAGGGCCGCTATACCAGCCGTGGCTGGACGGAATGGACCCAGGGCTTCCAGTTTGGCGCCGGTGTCCTGCAATACGATGCCACGGGCGACGCGGCCGCCCTCGAATTCGGGCGCAAGGCCACGGTTGCCTATATGGCGCCGCACGTATCACATGTGGGTGTGCACGATCACGGATTCAACAACGTGAGCACCTACGGCAATCTGTTGCGCCTGATGAATGAGGGCCGGCTGCCGGCCAACGAGTGGGAGCAGAACTTCTACGAACTCGCGTTGAAGTGCTCCGGTGCGGTGCAGGCAGCACGCTGGTCACGGACGGCCAGCGGTGGAGGATACATCTACTCGTTCAACGGGCCGCATTCGCTGTTCGTCGATACCATCCGCTCACTGCGGGCACTGGCCGTCGCGCATCGTCTGGGCCATGCCCTGATGGGCGAGAACGACCGCAAGATCTCGCTGCTGGGCCGCCTGGTGGGCCATGCCCGATCGACCGCGCAGTACTCCGTCTACTACGGCGAAGGGCGCGACCACTACGATCTGCGAGGACGGACGGCTCACGAGAGTGTGTTCAACGTGAACGACGGCAACTACCGTTGTCCGAATTCGCAGCAGGGCTACGCACCATTCAGCACCTGGACCCGCGGCCTGGCCTGGGCCATGTGCGGATTCGCCGAACAGCTCGAGTTCCTGCAGACGGTCAGCGACGAGGATCTGGCTGCGTTCGGCGGACGCAGGGAGATCGAAGCGATGATGCGCAAGGCGGCCGAAGCCACCTGCGATTTCTACATTGCCTGGACACCCCTGGATGGCATCCCCTATTGGGATACCGGCGCGCCGGGTCTGTCGAAGATGGAGGGCTGGACGGAGCGGGTGTCTGATCCGCATAGCCCGCACGAGCCCGTGGACAGCTCCGCGGCCGCCATCGGCGCGCAGGGCCTGCTGCGTTTGGGCCGCTACCTGGGCAACAGCAACTACTGGCAAGCCGGGCTCACCGTGTGCGACAACCTGTTCGACGCGCCGTACCTGAGCGAAAGTCCGGTCCATCAGGGTCTGATCCTGCACTCGGTCTATCACCGCCCCAACGGATGGGACCGGATGCCCGGAGGCGATGGTGTACCGAGGGGCGAGTCGTCCATGTGGGGCGACTATCATGCTCGAGAGGCCGCGCTCTATCTGCTGCGCGAAGTCACCGCAAAGCCGTATCTGACGTTCTGGAGCTGA